One part of the Cyprinus carpio isolate SPL01 chromosome B12, ASM1834038v1, whole genome shotgun sequence genome encodes these proteins:
- the LOC122134298 gene encoding ras-associating and dilute domain-containing protein-like, with translation MIPHAGAGDLSSCEALLTRKLQNLELQDKDAARPALDPSCLLTPPNTPQNLELTDSDTDSHQHTSTVRPEEGESEEGDVFVLELQRAACGLGLMLDGEESPSTVSGIYIRSVLPDSPAALSQRLRAGDRILAVNGLSLSGVDYQTGRDLIQMSGERPRLLVARSHNATKETRTKPSA, from the exons ATGATTCCTCACGCTGGAGCCGGTGACCTGAGCTCATGTGAAGCTCTTTTAACCAGAAAGCTTCAGAATCTTGAGCTACAGGATAAAGATGCGGCCCGTCCGGCGCTGGACCCGTCGTGTTTACTGACCCCCCCGAACACGCCACAGAACCTGGAGCTGACGGACTCGGACACGGATTCACACCAGCACACCTCCACAGTCAGACCGGAGGAAG gtgaGAGTGAGGAGGGTGATGTGTTTGTGCTGGAGCTGCAGAGGGCAGCGTGTGGTTTGGGTCTGATGCTGGATGGAGAG GAAAGCCCATCTACTGTGAGCGGGATTTACATCCGATCAGTGCTTCCAGACTCTCCTGCCGCTTTATCCCAGAGGCTGAGAGCCGGCGACCGAATCCTAGCAGTGAATGGACTGAGTCTGTCCGGAGTCGACTATCAGAC TGGCCGGGATCTCATTCAGATGTCAGGAGAAAGGCCTCGGCTGCTGGTTGCCAGATCTCACAATGCTACGAAAGAAACAAGGACAAAGCCTTCTGCATAA